In one Halomarina ordinaria genomic region, the following are encoded:
- a CDS encoding DUF6691 family protein, translated as MSADDDGRGLAFTLVVLLGGLVFGFGLALSGMAKPEIVLDFLQFEDLGLLFVMGGAAVVSALTFFGATRFLDRAPLTGRGYTRRLKTMDRNVPIGGVVFGVGWGLSGICPGAAYASVGIGNLTILWAIAGMFLGAYVQGFARSSGTDETDTVDTVSTD; from the coding sequence GTGAGCGCCGACGACGACGGGCGCGGTCTCGCGTTCACCCTCGTGGTCCTCCTGGGCGGCCTGGTCTTCGGCTTCGGCCTCGCCCTCAGCGGGATGGCGAAACCCGAAATCGTTCTGGACTTCCTCCAGTTCGAGGACCTCGGTCTGCTGTTCGTGATGGGCGGTGCCGCCGTCGTCTCGGCCCTCACGTTCTTCGGCGCGACGCGGTTCCTCGACCGCGCGCCGCTCACCGGCCGCGGCTACACCCGCCGCCTGAAGACGATGGACCGGAACGTCCCCATCGGCGGGGTCGTCTTCGGCGTCGGCTGGGGGCTCTCGGGTATCTGTCCGGGCGCCGCGTACGCGAGCGTCGGTATCGGGAACCTCACTATCCTCTGGGCCATCGCCGGGATGTTCCTCGGCGCCTACGTCCAGGGGTTCGCCCGCTCCTCCGGGACGGACGAGACCGACACGGTGGACACCGTCTCCACCGACTGA
- a CDS encoding sulfurtransferase TusA family protein, translated as MSTEYTVTETLDVKGESCPMPVVKTKGAIDDLSEGDVLEVLATDSGSVSDIAGWAEATDSVELLGQEEDADVFKHYVRRTA; from the coding sequence ATGAGTACGGAATACACAGTCACCGAGACGCTCGACGTGAAAGGCGAATCGTGCCCGATGCCGGTCGTGAAGACCAAGGGAGCTATCGACGACCTGAGTGAGGGCGACGTACTGGAGGTGCTCGCCACCGACTCCGGCAGCGTGAGCGACATCGCTGGCTGGGCGGAGGCCACCGACAGCGTCGAACTCCTCGGTCAGGAGGAGGACGCCGACGTGTTCAAACACTACGTGCGCAGGACGGCGTGA
- a CDS encoding YeeE/YedE family protein: MTLSPLPLVALAELFPRGIAQYAAGGLLIGLGVATIYLGTGIIAGASTFLESTLSYVSDVPRFNRAKYLASRDWRVVFTAGIVGGAAVYALAFGEFGWTTEVQPWRLFVGGVLVGVGTRLGKGCTSGHGVCGVGSLSGTSLVNVATFMAVAIGTAQVVAALGVTP, encoded by the coding sequence ATGACGCTCTCACCACTCCCGCTGGTCGCGCTGGCGGAGCTGTTCCCGCGAGGTATCGCCCAGTACGCCGCGGGCGGACTGCTCATCGGACTCGGCGTCGCGACCATCTACCTCGGGACCGGCATCATCGCGGGCGCGAGTACGTTCCTCGAGTCCACGCTGTCGTACGTCTCGGACGTCCCCCGGTTCAACCGGGCGAAGTACCTCGCCTCGCGCGACTGGCGCGTCGTCTTCACCGCCGGCATCGTCGGCGGCGCCGCGGTGTACGCCCTCGCGTTCGGCGAGTTCGGCTGGACGACTGAGGTCCAGCCGTGGCGGCTGTTCGTCGGGGGCGTCCTCGTCGGCGTCGGCACGCGCCTCGGGAAGGGGTGTACCTCCGGCCACGGCGTCTGCGGGGTCGGGTCGCTCTCCGGGACCTCACTGGTCAACGTCGCGACGTTCATGGCCGTCGCCATCGGGACGGCGCAGGTCGTCGCCGCGCTGGGGGTGACGCCGTGA
- a CDS encoding MBL fold metallo-hydrolase, producing the protein MDDTFPDPDADVASVAPETLKRRIDDGEPVTLLDVRATSEFEEWHIDGDSVEVVNVSYFELLEGVDDHLDRIPAGDPTVVVCAKGGSSEYVAGQLVDAGRDAVNLERGMQGWARLYEYHELAVDTDATVAQYQRPSSGCLAYMVVSDGEAAVVDPLRAFVHEYVQDARAMGAEVTYALDTHVHADHVSGARELAAETGARVVLPEPAVERGVEYDVDYETVADGDVLSIGDVEVDVLHTPGHTSGMTSYLVDGSVLLTGDGLFTESVARPDLEGADEEAARAAAGELHETLQSTVLSLDDDVLVAPAHFSDAATARADGTHTARLGDLVERMDALSMDRESFVEFILSDMPPRPANYEEIIATNLGRRDTADEEAFELELGPNNCAASSDAMTSD; encoded by the coding sequence ATGGACGATACGTTTCCCGACCCGGACGCGGACGTGGCATCGGTCGCCCCCGAGACGCTCAAGCGGCGCATCGACGACGGCGAGCCCGTAACGCTCCTCGACGTGCGTGCGACGAGCGAGTTCGAGGAGTGGCACATCGACGGCGACTCGGTGGAGGTCGTCAACGTCTCCTACTTCGAACTGCTCGAGGGGGTCGACGACCACCTCGACCGTATCCCCGCGGGCGACCCGACGGTCGTCGTCTGCGCGAAGGGCGGGTCGAGCGAGTACGTCGCCGGGCAACTGGTCGACGCGGGCCGCGACGCCGTGAACCTCGAACGCGGGATGCAGGGCTGGGCGCGTCTCTACGAGTACCACGAACTGGCCGTCGACACGGACGCGACGGTCGCGCAGTACCAGCGACCCTCCAGTGGCTGCCTGGCCTACATGGTCGTCAGCGACGGCGAGGCCGCCGTCGTCGACCCCCTCCGGGCGTTCGTCCACGAGTACGTTCAGGACGCCCGTGCGATGGGCGCCGAGGTCACCTACGCGCTCGACACGCACGTCCACGCCGACCACGTGAGCGGCGCCCGCGAACTCGCCGCCGAGACGGGCGCTCGCGTCGTCCTCCCCGAACCGGCGGTCGAGCGCGGCGTCGAGTACGACGTCGATTACGAGACCGTCGCCGACGGCGACGTGCTCTCGATCGGTGACGTCGAGGTCGACGTGCTCCACACGCCCGGTCACACCTCCGGGATGACCTCCTACCTCGTCGACGGCTCGGTGCTCCTCACCGGCGACGGACTGTTCACCGAGAGCGTCGCCCGTCCCGACCTCGAGGGCGCCGACGAAGAGGCGGCCCGCGCGGCCGCCGGCGAACTGCACGAGACGCTCCAGTCGACCGTGCTGTCCCTCGACGACGACGTGCTGGTCGCGCCCGCACACTTCAGTGACGCCGCGACCGCCCGGGCGGACGGGACGCACACCGCACGCCTCGGCGACCTGGTCGAGCGGATGGACGCGCTGTCGATGGACCGCGAGTCGTTCGTCGAGTTCATCCTCTCGGACATGCCCCCGCGCCCGGCGAACTACGAGGAGATCATCGCGACGAACCTCGGTCGACGGGACACGGCCGACGAGGAGGCGTTCGAACTCGAACTGGGCCCGAACAACTGCGCCGCGAGCAGCGACGCGATGACGAGCGACTGA